One genomic window of Prochlorococcus sp. MIT 0801 includes the following:
- a CDS encoding S9 family peptidase, with the protein MKNKTMRILDAEKVYGEAPIFKEPRIIGDWVLWLEQRPNEKGRTTALIRPWGRKDLSPQELTPYPSDLRTKIHGYGGAPLTATLDGSDLILTWVDNKDNSLWMRTWFYDEENEKSSSFKFIPKIKSTCLTKKHNYFLAGGVIDLEKNIWIGLMEDEEGDHIVSYSLKKTEQYPKFIYSSQELLGYLALNFKDRKLAWIEWKNTSMPWDLNELKVAKLDEKENIINLVTLNNKYLNCTDKISFFNPIWSETGDLLVAEDSSGWWNITQIKTDFNNNSITISQNQWTIEAEIAFPQWLLGMSSFSCVGDDVVGAFAQEGIWTLALFQKNGSIKTFEQPFIEFSGLHSHQNRLVAIASSAEIAEGIFEMDLLNKSWEHTPASSFSLDPKEISIGESFWFIGSNEEKVHAWYYPPLNKQILLPPLLVKSHSGPTGMARCGLDLEVQFWTSRGWAVVDVNYGGSSGFGREYRDRLRGNWGVIDVMDCTKAAQSLIASGKANKNRIAIMGSSASGFTALGCLISADIFSIGACKYAVTDLIGMANSTHRFEEFYLDYLIGNIETDYEKYLRRSPIENVQCIDMPLILFHGLKDKVILSDQSIAIKDELLKRKIPVQINLYENEGHGFKDGKIKVDVLKKIEAFFNTNLNI; encoded by the coding sequence ATGAAGAACAAAACAATGAGAATCTTGGATGCTGAAAAAGTTTATGGAGAAGCCCCAATATTTAAAGAGCCTCGAATAATAGGTGATTGGGTTTTATGGTTGGAACAAAGACCAAACGAAAAGGGAAGAACTACAGCTTTAATTAGACCTTGGGGACGAAAAGACCTATCACCTCAGGAGTTAACACCTTATCCAAGTGATTTAAGAACAAAAATTCATGGATATGGTGGTGCTCCGTTAACAGCTACTCTTGATGGATCAGATCTAATATTGACTTGGGTCGACAATAAAGACAACAGCTTATGGATGAGAACTTGGTTTTATGATGAAGAAAATGAAAAATCTTCCTCTTTTAAATTCATACCTAAAATAAAATCAACTTGTCTTACAAAAAAACATAATTATTTTCTTGCAGGTGGCGTGATTGACCTTGAAAAAAATATTTGGATTGGTTTGATGGAGGATGAAGAAGGGGATCATATAGTTTCTTACTCTCTGAAAAAAACTGAGCAATATCCAAAATTTATTTATTCATCTCAGGAATTATTAGGTTATCTCGCCCTAAATTTTAAAGATAGAAAGTTGGCATGGATTGAGTGGAAAAATACTTCAATGCCTTGGGATTTAAATGAATTAAAAGTTGCTAAATTGGACGAGAAAGAAAACATAATTAATCTAGTAACTTTGAATAATAAATATTTAAACTGTACAGATAAAATATCATTTTTTAATCCCATTTGGTCCGAGACAGGTGACCTTTTGGTTGCTGAAGATAGTAGTGGCTGGTGGAATATAACGCAGATTAAAACTGATTTTAATAATAATTCAATTACTATTTCCCAGAATCAATGGACTATTGAGGCTGAAATTGCTTTTCCACAATGGCTCCTTGGGATGTCGAGCTTTTCCTGTGTGGGGGATGATGTCGTTGGGGCTTTTGCTCAGGAAGGAATTTGGACTTTAGCTCTATTTCAAAAAAATGGATCTATCAAGACTTTTGAGCAGCCTTTTATTGAGTTTTCTGGTCTTCATTCCCATCAAAATCGACTTGTTGCAATTGCCAGTAGTGCAGAAATTGCTGAAGGGATTTTTGAAATGGATTTATTGAATAAAAGTTGGGAACATACTCCTGCCTCTTCATTTAGCTTGGATCCAAAGGAAATAAGTATTGGCGAATCTTTTTGGTTTATCGGATCGAATGAAGAGAAAGTTCATGCTTGGTATTACCCTCCTCTTAATAAACAAATATTGTTACCTCCATTGTTGGTGAAAAGTCATAGCGGACCTACTGGTATGGCTCGTTGTGGATTGGATCTTGAGGTGCAATTTTGGACATCAAGAGGTTGGGCGGTCGTAGATGTTAATTATGGGGGCTCTTCTGGTTTTGGCAGGGAATATAGAGATCGATTAAGAGGTAATTGGGGAGTAATCGATGTTATGGATTGCACTAAGGCAGCTCAGTCATTGATTGCATCTGGTAAGGCTAATAAGAACCGTATAGCTATTATGGGGAGTAGCGCATCAGGTTTTACAGCTTTAGGTTGTTTGATATCTGCTGACATTTTTAGTATTGGTGCATGTAAATATGCTGTAACTGATTTGATTGGCATGGCTAATTCAACGCATAGATTCGAAGAATTTTACTTAGATTATTTAATAGGTAATATAGAAACTGATTATGAGAAATATCTGAGAAGATCACCAATAGAAAATGTGCAGTGTATCGATATGCCATTGATTTTGTTTCATGGATTAAAAGATAAAGTTATACTCTCTGATCAATCTATTGCAATTAAAGATGAATTATTAAAACGTAAAATTCCAGTGCAAATTAATTTATATGAGAATGAAGGTCATGGATTTAAGGATGGTAAAATAAAAGTTGATGTATTAAAAAAAATAGAGGCTTTTTTTAATACAAATTTAAATATTTAA
- a CDS encoding aminotransferase class V-fold PLP-dependent enzyme, whose amino-acid sequence MKNLVKNIAEKSRADFPIFNGNQNNLIYLDHAATSQKPRKVIDSLNKYYSFQNANVHRGAHQLSAIATEKFENSRKLTANFINSNNEKEIIFTRNATEAINLVAYTWGNYELQENDEILISLMEHHSNIVPWQLIAKARKCKLIYIDINKNGELDLDDFRKKLSNKTKIVSLVHVSNTLGCCNPIEEITNLAHQKGSLVLLDACQSLAHKPVDIKKLGIDFLAGSSHKLCGPTGIGFLWGREEILEKIPPFLGGGEMINEVFKDKSTWADLPHKFEAGTPAIGEAIGMGTALNYLQSIGLNEINNYEKELTKYLFEKLEEIDNLNILGPSPQIQPDRGPLATFYINGIHSNDLAELLDNNNICIRSGHHCCQPLHRFYGIKSTARASLSFTSTPSEIDTLTEELKSVISFLKKNS is encoded by the coding sequence GTGAAAAACTTAGTAAAAAATATTGCTGAAAAAAGTAGAGCAGATTTTCCAATATTTAACGGAAATCAAAATAATTTAATATATTTAGACCACGCAGCTACCAGTCAAAAGCCACGAAAAGTTATAGATTCTTTAAATAAATACTATAGCTTTCAAAATGCAAATGTTCATAGAGGTGCTCATCAGCTAAGTGCAATTGCAACAGAAAAGTTTGAAAACTCAAGAAAATTAACAGCCAATTTTATTAATAGTAATAATGAAAAAGAGATTATTTTCACCAGAAATGCTACGGAAGCTATTAACCTTGTAGCTTATACATGGGGAAATTATGAACTTCAGGAAAACGATGAAATATTAATAAGTTTAATGGAGCACCATAGTAATATCGTTCCTTGGCAATTAATCGCCAAAGCAAGAAAGTGCAAGCTTATTTATATCGATATTAACAAAAATGGAGAACTAGATCTTGATGATTTTAGAAAAAAATTGAGTAATAAAACCAAAATAGTCAGTCTTGTTCACGTAAGCAATACACTAGGTTGTTGTAACCCTATCGAGGAAATTACTAATCTTGCACATCAAAAAGGTAGCTTAGTTCTTTTAGATGCTTGTCAAAGTCTTGCTCATAAGCCTGTAGATATTAAAAAACTAGGTATTGATTTTCTAGCAGGATCTTCTCATAAACTTTGCGGTCCCACTGGGATAGGTTTTTTATGGGGTAGAGAAGAAATTTTAGAAAAAATTCCTCCTTTCCTTGGTGGAGGAGAAATGATTAATGAAGTTTTCAAGGATAAAAGCACTTGGGCAGACTTACCTCACAAATTCGAAGCGGGTACTCCAGCCATAGGAGAAGCAATCGGTATGGGAACTGCACTTAATTACTTACAATCAATTGGATTAAACGAAATCAATAATTACGAGAAAGAATTAACAAAATATCTTTTTGAAAAATTAGAGGAGATAGATAATTTAAATATTCTTGGACCTAGCCCTCAAATTCAGCCTGATCGAGGACCATTAGCAACATTTTACATAAATGGAATTCACTCCAATGATCTCGCGGAGTTACTTGATAACAACAATATTTGCATAAGGAGTGGTCATCATTGCTGCCAACCACTCCATCGATTCTATGGGATAAAGAGCACAGCCAGGGCAAGCTTGAGCTTTACATCTACTCCATCAGAAATCGATACTCTTACTGAAGAACTAAAATCAGTAATTTCTTTTTTAAAGAAAAATTCTTAA
- the sufD gene encoding Fe-S cluster assembly protein SufD — protein sequence MKSSTLCQEWLNSLPPTQGCLKKEQSLGRELLLENGMPSNKDEAWRLCNFNRLYSFLSLPTIIKSEDVKSKFPEKEENSERIIINSNRNQFININLSNGIEKLNDKEIEENLGKIVKSTQVKNDLSVCLNQASSSELLALKVKRNFNKSLEIVIPSIKKKSISTRIFLLLEEGAKLDLLQVFLGNNNSAQNHLIEIKLESKVELSHGIISLGEEKESSSICTVAVEQSKNSQYSLHSIHHGWDYARFEPRIIQSEGEASTTIKNLQVTKSNEQIATHSLIRFEGPNGKLDQLQKAVASEYSHCIFNGSIEVPQQAQKTEAAQLSRNLLLSKRARIDTKPELEIVADDVKCTHGATVSQLQDEELFYLLSRGIDNEHANSLLLKGYYDEVISHLPKSSEKWNFVKKLMKDIK from the coding sequence TTGAAATCATCGACTCTTTGCCAAGAATGGCTTAATTCTCTCCCTCCAACACAAGGTTGTTTAAAAAAAGAACAATCATTAGGGAGAGAATTACTCTTAGAGAATGGAATGCCCTCCAATAAAGATGAAGCCTGGCGATTATGCAACTTCAATAGATTATATAGTTTTTTGTCTTTACCAACAATTATTAAAAGCGAAGATGTTAAATCTAAATTTCCTGAGAAGGAAGAAAATAGCGAAAGAATTATAATTAATTCTAATAGAAATCAATTTATAAATATTAATTTATCCAATGGAATTGAGAAACTAAATGATAAAGAAATTGAAGAGAATCTTGGAAAAATAGTTAAGTCAACTCAAGTAAAAAATGACTTATCAGTATGTCTTAATCAGGCATCAAGCTCAGAACTTTTAGCTTTGAAAGTTAAACGTAATTTCAATAAATCATTAGAGATAGTAATTCCATCGATAAAGAAAAAGTCAATCTCAACTAGAATCTTTCTGCTTTTAGAAGAGGGAGCAAAATTAGATCTGTTACAAGTTTTTCTAGGTAATAATAATTCGGCACAGAATCACTTAATCGAAATAAAACTAGAATCAAAAGTCGAGTTATCTCATGGAATAATTTCTTTAGGTGAAGAGAAAGAATCCTCTTCAATTTGCACTGTAGCCGTAGAACAATCAAAAAATAGTCAATACTCTCTTCATTCAATACATCATGGTTGGGATTATGCCCGATTCGAACCAAGAATAATTCAAAGTGAAGGAGAAGCTTCAACAACTATAAAAAATCTTCAAGTCACAAAATCAAACGAACAAATAGCTACCCACTCTCTAATAAGATTTGAAGGCCCAAATGGAAAGCTTGATCAATTACAAAAAGCCGTGGCATCTGAATATTCCCATTGCATCTTTAATGGTTCAATTGAAGTCCCGCAACAGGCTCAAAAGACAGAAGCTGCGCAGCTAAGTAGAAATTTACTACTTTCTAAACGCGCTAGAATCGATACAAAGCCAGAATTGGAAATAGTTGCTGATGATGTTAAATGTACCCATGGGGCAACTGTAAGCCAACTTCAAGATGAGGAATTATTTTATCTTCTTAGTAGAGGGATAGATAATGAACATGCTAATTCTTTATTATTAAAAGGATATTATGATGAAGTTATTTCACACTTACCTAAAAGTTCTGAAAAATGGAACTTTGTTAAGAAATTAATGAAAGACATAAAATAG
- the sufC gene encoding Fe-S cluster assembly ATPase SufC, with protein sequence MILSTSETILSIKDLHASVEDQEILHGVNLLVKEGEIHAIMGRNGSGKSTLSKVIAGHPSYKVLSGSIQFKGTNILELAPEERARIGIFLGFQYPVEIPGVSNLEFLRVATNSRRKELVQSELDTFEFEDLVKERMKIVEMDPSFLGRSVNEGFSGGEKKRNEILQMALLEPLISILDETDSGLDIDALRIVASGINKLSKPSSATILITHYQRLLDEITPDFVHIMADGKIIKTGNKELAIDLEKSGYDFVDKNKKDKEMVN encoded by the coding sequence GTGATTCTATCAACTTCAGAAACAATCCTATCTATCAAAGATCTTCATGCGAGTGTTGAAGATCAAGAGATACTTCATGGAGTCAATCTATTAGTAAAAGAAGGAGAAATACACGCAATTATGGGTCGAAATGGGAGCGGTAAAAGTACACTTTCAAAAGTTATAGCTGGGCATCCATCTTATAAAGTTCTATCAGGTTCAATACAATTTAAAGGCACAAATATTCTCGAGCTCGCCCCTGAGGAAAGAGCAAGAATTGGAATTTTCCTTGGTTTCCAATACCCAGTAGAAATTCCTGGTGTTAGTAATTTAGAGTTTCTAAGAGTTGCCACAAATTCAAGAAGAAAAGAATTAGTTCAAAGTGAATTAGACACTTTTGAATTCGAAGATCTAGTCAAAGAAAGAATGAAAATAGTAGAAATGGACCCTTCCTTTCTTGGAAGAAGCGTCAATGAGGGCTTTTCTGGCGGAGAGAAAAAACGCAACGAAATTCTTCAAATGGCTCTCTTGGAGCCATTGATATCAATACTCGATGAAACTGACTCAGGTCTTGATATTGACGCTCTAAGAATTGTGGCATCTGGGATCAATAAACTATCGAAACCAAGTTCGGCAACGATTTTAATAACACATTATCAAAGACTGCTCGATGAAATAACTCCTGACTTTGTACACATCATGGCTGATGGGAAAATAATAAAAACTGGCAACAAAGAACTAGCAATTGACCTTGAAAAATCTGGGTATGACTTCGTCGACAAAAATAAGAAAGATAAGGAGATGGTAAATTGA
- the sufB gene encoding Fe-S cluster assembly protein SufB produces MTQTNTVEEIVAQPYKYGFTTEIETEKIPKGLNEDVIRLISAKKNEPDFLLKFRLRAYEQWLKMKEPDWSGLTYSKVDYQDLVYYAAPKQDIKKKSLDEVDPKLLETFEKLGIPLSEQKRLSNVAVDAVFDSVSIATTYKEKLAEHGVIFCSISEAIIEHPDLIKKYMGTVVPTNDNFFAALNSAVFSDGSFVYVPKGVECPMELSSYFRINSGDTGQFERTLIIAEESASVSYLEGCTAPMFDTNTLHAAVVELVTLDDASIKYSTVQNWYAGNEKGVGGIYNFVTKRGECRGKRSKISWSQVETGSAVTWKYPSCVLQGDSSIGEFYSIALTNNFQKADTGTKMIHIGKNTKSKIVSKGISAGQSKNSYRGLVSISPNAEGARNYSQCDSMLIGDKASANTYPYIQSKQPQSNIEHEASTCRISEDQLFYLQSRGIDFEESVSMLISGFCSDVFNELPMEFASEADKLLALKLEGSVG; encoded by the coding sequence ATGACCCAAACTAATACCGTCGAAGAAATTGTTGCCCAACCTTACAAATATGGTTTTACAACTGAAATAGAAACAGAAAAGATCCCAAAAGGGTTGAATGAAGATGTTATTAGGTTGATTTCCGCAAAAAAGAATGAGCCAGATTTTTTATTAAAATTTCGTCTAAGAGCTTATGAGCAATGGTTAAAGATGAAAGAGCCTGATTGGTCCGGACTAACTTATTCAAAAGTAGATTACCAGGATCTAGTTTATTACGCAGCTCCAAAACAAGATATTAAGAAGAAGAGTTTAGATGAAGTAGACCCTAAGTTACTTGAAACTTTTGAAAAGCTTGGCATCCCACTTAGCGAACAAAAAAGATTATCTAATGTGGCTGTAGATGCAGTATTTGACAGTGTTTCCATAGCAACCACATACAAGGAAAAACTTGCTGAGCATGGAGTCATATTCTGTTCTATTAGTGAAGCAATTATTGAACATCCAGATTTAATTAAAAAATATATGGGCACAGTTGTTCCTACAAATGATAACTTTTTTGCAGCTCTAAACTCCGCTGTTTTTAGTGATGGATCATTTGTATATGTACCTAAAGGGGTCGAATGTCCCATGGAATTATCATCTTATTTTCGAATAAATTCTGGAGATACTGGCCAATTCGAAAGAACTTTAATTATCGCAGAAGAATCTGCCTCTGTTAGTTATTTAGAGGGTTGTACAGCTCCTATGTTTGATACAAATACCTTACATGCTGCTGTAGTTGAGCTCGTCACGCTAGATGATGCATCTATTAAATATTCAACTGTGCAAAATTGGTATGCAGGCAATGAAAAAGGTGTTGGAGGAATATATAACTTCGTCACTAAAAGAGGTGAATGTAGAGGGAAGAGAAGCAAAATAAGCTGGTCTCAAGTCGAAACAGGATCTGCTGTTACGTGGAAATATCCAAGTTGCGTACTTCAAGGAGACAGTTCAATTGGAGAATTTTATTCAATTGCACTAACAAACAATTTCCAGAAAGCTGATACTGGAACAAAAATGATTCACATAGGAAAAAATACAAAGTCAAAAATCGTGAGCAAAGGTATTAGTGCTGGACAATCTAAGAATAGTTATCGAGGTCTTGTATCCATCAGCCCGAATGCTGAGGGCGCTCGAAATTACAGTCAATGTGATTCTATGTTAATCGGTGACAAAGCCAGTGCAAATACATACCCATATATTCAATCCAAGCAACCTCAGTCTAATATTGAACATGAAGCTAGCACTTGTAGAATTTCAGAAGATCAACTTTTTTACTTACAAAGTCGAGGTATTGATTTTGAAGAATCTGTTTCAATGTTAATTAGTGGATTTTGTAGTGATGTTTTCAATGAATTACCTATGGAATTTGCATCTGAGGCAGATAAACTACTAGCGCTAAAATTGGAGGGTTCAGTTGGATAA
- a CDS encoding DUF4912 domain-containing protein, which translates to MSVTFDQESLSRLTLRQLRIKASELGIPLYSRKSKADLIKGVLLYEEQKELEKQVLNTKAEPSSENTYTSYSETKVVFLPRDPDWAYVFWEISDSDRSNAQKEGAIRLCLRLVDVTNKNNGEANPGTLQEVVVDSHSTEWYLPIPLGGRDYKVELGYRIGHKWMSLAHSSSAKVPSLHPSEQILDQFVPFSLEAPVTSPDPAIDTIASEQPDPDSGLHERLYQSATTKFRTRRVGSEEFQEGVPRDLNSNNESGSGLWASGLSESGIGGVPQARSFWLVADAELIVYGATDPSAKLFIEDEQVPLANDGTFRLQVPFRDGIQNYSIKAIDKDGVDSRNITMKFERVTPVDNTNPNSKAESEWF; encoded by the coding sequence ATGAGCGTGACTTTTGATCAAGAATCCCTGTCACGTTTAACACTTCGTCAGCTACGTATTAAAGCTAGTGAATTAGGTATTCCCCTTTATAGTAGAAAATCAAAGGCTGATTTAATTAAGGGTGTTTTGCTCTACGAAGAACAAAAGGAATTAGAAAAACAGGTTCTCAATACTAAAGCCGAACCATCTAGCGAAAACACATATACAAGTTATTCAGAGACTAAAGTCGTTTTTCTTCCTCGTGATCCTGATTGGGCATATGTATTTTGGGAGATATCAGATTCTGATCGTTCCAATGCTCAAAAAGAAGGTGCTATTAGGCTTTGTTTGCGTTTAGTTGATGTCACCAATAAAAATAATGGAGAAGCTAATCCTGGAACTCTTCAAGAAGTTGTTGTTGATAGTCACAGTACCGAGTGGTACTTACCTATTCCCTTAGGTGGAAGAGATTATAAGGTTGAACTCGGTTATCGAATTGGTCATAAATGGATGTCACTTGCGCATTCATCCTCAGCCAAAGTACCCTCACTTCATCCAAGTGAACAAATTCTTGATCAATTTGTTCCTTTTAGCTTGGAAGCCCCAGTTACCTCCCCTGATCCTGCGATAGATACTATTGCATCAGAACAACCAGACCCAGACAGTGGTTTGCATGAGCGCCTGTATCAATCAGCGACTACAAAATTTAGAACTCGAAGAGTTGGTTCAGAAGAATTCCAAGAGGGTGTTCCAAGAGATCTAAATTCAAATAATGAATCTGGTAGTGGTCTTTGGGCTAGTGGCTTGAGTGAGTCTGGTATTGGAGGTGTTCCTCAAGCACGTTCTTTTTGGTTGGTAGCTGATGCTGAATTAATTGTGTATGGAGCTACTGATCCCTCAGCTAAATTGTTTATAGAAGATGAACAGGTCCCGTTAGCAAATGATGGAACTTTTAGATTGCAAGTCCCATTCAGAGATGGTATTCAGAATTATTCAATTAAAGCTATAGATAAAGATGGCGTTGATTCAAGAAACATAACAATGAAATTCGAAAGAGTTACTCCAGTGGATAACACAAATCCAAATTCCAAAGCTGAATCAGAATGGTTTTAA
- a CDS encoding alpha-D-glucose phosphate-specific phosphoglucomutase: MFSSEFSQLTVKLNSPFTDQKPGTSGLRKSTLQFEEAHYLESFIESILCSLPGVKGGVLVVGGDGRYGNKRAIDIIIRMAAAHGIQKVITTVDGILSTPAASNLIRINKAIGGIILSASHNPGGLEGDFGVKLNGSNGGPASESLTDEIYNYSKNLKEYKIIKCQSNNSFSLGKYKLASMIVEIIDGIDDYLDLMKKIFDFDLISSYINNDFPIVFDALNAVTGPYAKRLFVDHLGATAETVRNGKPLEDFGGLHPDPNLTYAKDLADLLLKGNLFSFGAACDGDGDRNMILGRGCFVNPSDSLAILAANYDCVPGYAKGLSGVARSMPTSSAVDVVAKHLGINCFETPTGWKFFGNLLDANQITLCGEESFGTGSDHVREKDGLWAVLFWLQILASKKKSVSEIMKNHWLFFGRHYYSRHDYESIPSEVANSLYSRLSNMLPALIGESFAGRTVENADNFSYTDPVDGSITLNQGLRILLDDGSRVLVRLSGTGTQGATLRVYFESFVPSDGDITQDPQLALDPLIKSIDALAEIAKRTGMSAPTVIT, from the coding sequence GTGTTTTCTTCAGAATTTAGCCAACTTACAGTCAAGTTAAACTCGCCTTTTACTGATCAGAAACCAGGTACTTCTGGATTAAGAAAAAGTACTTTGCAGTTTGAAGAGGCACATTACCTTGAGAGTTTTATTGAATCAATCTTGTGTTCCCTTCCTGGGGTAAAAGGAGGGGTTTTGGTTGTGGGAGGTGATGGTAGATATGGCAATAAAAGAGCAATTGATATTATTATTCGGATGGCAGCTGCTCATGGAATTCAAAAAGTCATAACAACTGTAGATGGGATTTTATCGACCCCTGCGGCTTCTAATTTAATTCGAATCAATAAAGCAATAGGTGGAATTATTTTATCTGCTAGTCATAACCCAGGTGGACTCGAAGGTGATTTTGGAGTCAAGCTAAATGGCTCAAATGGTGGACCTGCCTCAGAATCTTTAACTGATGAAATTTATAATTACTCCAAGAATCTTAAAGAATATAAGATCATAAAATGTCAATCAAATAATTCTTTTTCACTCGGTAAATATAAATTAGCTTCAATGATTGTCGAGATCATTGATGGAATAGACGATTACTTAGATTTAATGAAAAAAATATTTGATTTTGATTTGATTAGTTCCTATATCAACAATGATTTTCCGATCGTTTTTGATGCATTAAATGCTGTTACAGGTCCATATGCAAAGCGTCTTTTTGTTGATCATTTAGGAGCTACTGCAGAAACAGTAAGAAATGGAAAACCTTTGGAAGATTTTGGAGGTCTGCATCCTGATCCAAATTTGACTTATGCAAAAGATCTTGCTGATTTGCTTTTAAAAGGGAATTTATTTTCCTTTGGAGCAGCATGTGATGGGGATGGAGATAGAAATATGATTTTAGGACGTGGTTGCTTTGTAAATCCTAGTGATAGTCTTGCAATTTTAGCTGCTAATTACGACTGTGTACCAGGTTATGCCAAAGGTTTATCGGGTGTGGCTCGTTCCATGCCTACGAGCTCAGCTGTAGATGTTGTGGCAAAACATTTGGGGATAAATTGCTTTGAAACGCCTACTGGCTGGAAATTCTTTGGTAATCTTTTGGACGCTAATCAAATCACTCTGTGTGGAGAGGAGAGCTTTGGGACTGGAAGTGATCATGTAAGAGAGAAAGATGGATTGTGGGCTGTTCTCTTTTGGTTGCAGATACTTGCGTCAAAGAAAAAGTCTGTTTCTGAGATAATGAAAAATCATTGGCTATTTTTTGGTCGTCATTACTATTCTCGACATGATTATGAATCTATTCCATCTGAAGTTGCAAATTCTCTTTATTCTAGATTGAGCAATATGCTTCCCGCTTTGATAGGTGAATCTTTTGCTGGAAGGACGGTTGAAAATGCTGATAATTTTAGCTATACAGATCCAGTTGATGGTTCAATTACGCTTAATCAGGGTTTAAGAATTTTATTGGATGATGGTAGTCGAGTGTTAGTGAGACTGTCTGGTACTGGTACTCAAGGAGCTACCTTAAGAGTTTACTTTGAAAGCTTTGTTCCAAGCGATGGTGATATCACTCAAGATCCTCAGTTAGCTTTGGATCCCTTAATTAAAAGTATTGATGCTCTAGCTGAGATTGCAAAACGAACAGGGATGTCCGCTCCGACAGTTATTACATAG